From Megalobrama amblycephala isolate DHTTF-2021 linkage group LG8, ASM1881202v1, whole genome shotgun sequence, the proteins below share one genomic window:
- the stradb gene encoding STE20-related kinase adapter protein beta gives MSFLDCTCISSHSQVQSISIEEQYEDISHQCSSSDVSPCSVLTDEDDITDLSTDPAHYQLLSQLGRGFNNLSQVSMARHTPSGRLVAVKNTNLDECTEDELLQLMNEVLLSRRFRHPNLLTSRLVFSSCCQLWVLSPLMSYGSADSLLRSYFPDGMSESLIAYLLYGALRALEYLHHMGYVHRGVKASHVLLSAEGRVCLSGLQSVYSLMKDGKRMRAVFDMPQHSPSLLPWLSPELLRQDLHGYGVKSDIYSLGIVACELVSGRVPFQDMPPTLMLLQKLRGSHCCLLDVPPYPLGDMGALKVSRSGVDSGIGESVATGSLTRTATAERPQSPAPKNHSATLHNLVQLCLQQQPERRPSATALLTHPFFRQVKKHTRDSFLSLMYPAVPVSCPPDTPPSGTPTQTCNTPSPTDTEPEDCMWDFS, from the exons ATGTCGTTTCTG GACTGCACCTGTATCTCCTCCCACTCACAAGTCCAGTCCATCAGCATAGAGGAGCAGTATGAAGACATCAGCCATCAGTGCTCG AGCAGTGATGTGTCTCCGTGTTCTGTGTTGACGGATGAAGATGACATCACAGATCTTTCCACTGACCCTGCCCACTATCAGCTGCTGTCACAACTGG GCCGGGGCTTTAATAACCTCAGTCAGGTGAGCATGGCACGTCACACACCATCTGGCCGGCTGGTGGCAGTGAAAAACACAAACCTGGACGAGTGTACAGAAGATGAGCTTCTGCAGCTGATG AATGAGGTTCTGCTGTCCAGACGGTTCCGTCACCCAAACCTGCTCACGTCCAGACTGGTGTTCAGTTCGTGCTGTCAGCTCTGGGTTCTGTCTCCTCTCATGAGTTACG GTTCTGCAGACTCTCTGCTCAGGTCGTACTTTCCGGATGGAATGAGCGAGTCTCTGATCGCGTACCTGCTTTATGGAGCGCTCAGGGCGCTCGAGTACCTGCATCACATGGGCTACGTGCACAG AGGTGTGAAGGCCAGTCATGTGCTGCTGTCAGCTGAAGGCCGTGTGTGTTTGTCAGGGCTTCAAAGTGTGTACAGTCTGATGAAGGATGGCAAGAGGATGAGAGCTGTGTTTGACATGCCTCAGCACAGTCCGTCTCTCCTGCCGTGGCTGAGCCCAGAGCTTCTGCGACAG GATCTTCATGGCTATGGAGTGAAATCAGATATCTACAGTCTGGGAATCGTGGCATGTGAGCTGGTCAGTGGCAGAGTGCCGTTCCAGGACATGCCGCCCACTCTG ATGCTGCTTCAGAAGTTGCGGGGTTCTCACTGTTGTCTCCTCGACGTCCCCCCTTACCCGCTCGGAGACATGGGGGCGCTCAAGGTGTCTCGCTCTGGTGTGGATTCGGGGATCGGAGAGAGTGTTGCGACTGGAAGTCTGACTCGTACTGCCACTGCGGAGAGACCTCAAAGCCCTGCCCCCAAAAACCACTCTGCTACACTGCACAACCTGGTCCAACTGTGCCTGCAGCAGCAGCCTGAACGCAG GCCGTCTGCGACTGCTCTCCTCACCCACCCCTTCTTCAGACAG GTGAAGAAACACACGAGGGACTCTTTCCTTAGTTTGATGTATCCAGCCGTGCCAGTGTCCTGTCCTCCAGACACGCCTCCATCCGGAACACCGACCCAGACCTGCAACACCCCGTCTCCCACCGATACTGAGCCAGAGGACTGCATGTGGGACTTCTCCTAA